The segment TCGAATACGTGTGGTTAAGTTGCGTGCCGTTGCCATTGAATTCTTGACAACTTCAATCTTTACCTATGTACAGCTCATAGCAGATGCAAATTTCACCATCTCAATCTTATTCCAAATCTCAACTTTTCAATTACCATCTCCCCAAAACCAGGAGCTGTTCGAAGACATTGGCGATCTGCTAGAGTCACGTCTCGTCCGTCCGGGCATAGCCGAGGTGATCTACCGCAATCTGAAGGACGCCGAACGGGCGGTGGACGCCTATCACAACCGTCAGCTGGACGGGCAGCCGATGAACTGTCTGCTGGTGAATCCGCGCGCCACATACAAACCCACCGCCACCACAACGTCTACGGCGATGAAGTATGGGCGGTAAGTTGCCACGAGGATGGGCCGGGGAGGAGGCCGCCAAAGCTCTAGACATCGTTAGGGGTCGCGCATCGAATACAAACGCATTTTTGTATGGAGCGAGTTAGGGGATAAGATTTTAGGGAGTAAATGACCGCATGAATATTGCTATcgataaaaaaggaaagtgtAGAATGGTTTGTATCGTGCCGATGAATTATTATGAATTATGTATCGTTTGGCAGAATTAGGCGAGATGGAGGAGCTAGATAGAGTAAATGAACAGAAACGACCGCTGATACGTTAGAGAGCTAGAGTGTTCCGTAGCAAAACAGGAGATTGAAACACGACGTCATCAACATGCCTATCTAAACCGAGCGAAGAATGCTTACGGGAATTGGTCGTCTTCACTGAATATTGCTATCCATAAAAAGAAGGGATCATACAGAATTAAAGGGAAATATGGTTTGCCGAATCACGTTTGGAACAATTAGGTGAAATGGGGAAGCCAGATACAGTAACTTAACAGAAACGGATACGTTTTTAGGAAAAGACGTAAGAGAGCTGGAGTGTTCCGTAGCAAAAAAGGAGATTGAAATACGCGTCATCAACATGCCTATCTAAGCCGAGTGAAGAATGTTCACTGGAAAATGTTGTATTCACTGGAttcacaaataaaaatagccGGAAAATGCATTTAACAGGCGCAATGGCAGAAACAAAAgtattacatttttaattgataAATAACAGCTCGGGCGTGTTACTTAAGATACAAATTCTTAAGTTCGACTTTAAACGTTCTattggaaagaaaaagaatcgAATCGAAAACTCCATCCTCACGTAATACCTACAACCATGCAGCGAATGTCCGCTATTTTCAGGCACGACGACGTTCAAAGTACATGCAGTTCAGCAATAAGTTCATCTGTGGTGCCATCTGAATTAATTACCGTGATGCGCTTTAGCACGACCCAGCACTGTTTTCAGTCGGTCGAGCGCCCGCTCCGGTGTACTTTAAACCAAATGCTTTCATCATTGTGATATGCTTCTCGCTGACTCGCTGCATCTGGAGATTCATACCCAAACCTTTTAAGAATGCTacattatctctctctctctctctctctctctctctctctctctctctctctctctctctctctctctatctcaaaTTTTAACTTCATTTGCGCTTATAAGACTACTTAAGTTGTTTAAATCCTCACAAAAATCATAAAAGCAAATTGGATTCGGATGAGTACAAGtttagaatagaatagaaataGAATGCGCAACGCAGGCTGCAAATTTGCAGATTCTCATTGTCTGGATATGTCAAACGTAAGATACCAAAGAGAATGCGGCAAGCAGTCATCCCGCAGAATGACAACAACCTTTTTCAGAAGCTCAAACAAATTTTAAGCAGATGTTAAATCGTTATTGAGATGTTAAAATTCATGCGCAGTTTTATGTTCCAACATTTAAGTAATACGAGCATATCAAACGTAACAAAACTATTTCAAGTGTACCACTCGTACACCACTCGGCGGGTATGCTTGCATAATGTTGtaattttgctgctgttttattttttatagatACATTTGAGACTATTTTACTTCTTTAAATATTAACGTAAATTTAAACTTAATATCTTACATTTTTCTTTGCCAGCTTTTTCCACATGGACCTTATCCTAGACGtactcatttttgttttttatcatgacattttgaaattgaatgacCACTGTCAAATCATTTCttattggattttgttttgcagagAGAAGCTTTGCTGTAACATTTTTTCAACCTGTACCATCATAAGCATTctgcatatttttttacaaatgaGTTTTATTAATGTATTTGAATAATGTTCCCACAGAATCTTGGTGTGTTTTTGAGCGCGTACCAACAAAATTATGCCAAAGGACATGGCATAAAAAGGGCTGTTgatgtttctgctgctgctgttgctgctgctgatctaTTGTGTAATTTGGAACTGTTCCGCGAATTTCAAATACATCACTAGAGGTCCTATTGCTACGGCACCTTCTTATCTTGCTTCTTTTTATTGTTCTTCTCGAACAGTCTTACGGCCATCCGGAAGTTCTAGCTCGTAGATATGCACCCCGAAACGGTGATAACTTCATCCCGAGGGCACTGCTGCGTCCCGAGCTCATCGTTTCATGGCACTCTTTAATGCGTTTTGGCGTAAGCAGAAGGAGCGCCTGTGTTCGAACAGGGTATTGGTACTGTTGCCGTTCGCTTACTCATGCACATGTCGATGCAAGTGGTGACATCATGATCCTGCTCTTCCGTCGCGGCCGCTGTGATCTGAGGGTTTGCGTTAACGCTTTAGGAGCATACTTCAGGTAGGAAAGGACATTCTTACCATATTGTAGTTGGTGATCAATGTTATCCTTTTTCTCTCACTCTGAAGGTAGCAGCAGGTAGAATAGGATGGTTGCTTCAAAGACGCAGCTAGTCAATCAGTACAATCGAAGAGATGATAAGGTTTACTGTAGATAAGCCTGTAGCCAGTTGAAAGCGAAGCCTAAATGCCACTACTGTCCGGAAGCAATCATCCAAACCAACCGAAAGGTACACTTTAAATTTACTTTGACATGGATGGCAAGATAGGCACGAAGCGATTCGTTCTCTCTGAGCTTTGATCATACGAACCTGGAAGAGAGTAGGATCGCATCAGGCTTTATCGTCCTGGTCTACCACGTCGATACTACTCGTGTCTGATTTCCATGGGTATTCACGGAGTTTGAACGCCCTGTGGAACATACATATCTTAATCCGGAATTACAGCTATTGCATATGTATCGATGTGATCGTAACTCGTCGCGCAGGTTCAAGTTCTGCCAAACTGTAGCTGCTGTGGATACGGACGCATGCATTTGTTTCGTCCAAACAGACACAACGTAGTGAATCTGCAACTGTAAGCAAAACTCGATGCTTCATTAAACCGAGAGGAGCGGTTTTACGGACAAAAAGAATGCGAATGTGGTTCCATGCACCTGTACGTTTCATATTGTTCGTGGAATTTGACACTCCCGCCCACCAACTGCGGATTGGTCCCATTGGCTCATGCTAGCAGTCCTCGTGGCATttaaaaagcactttaatCTTCGAAGAAGATCCGAACGCGTAGAATGGGTCCAATAGGAATGAGACTATTGAATATGTCTGTGCCGATTTACGTATCGTTGAAACTGGACTGTAATTGGATTGTAACTTATAGTTTTGGGATAAATAAAGCCAAGATGCTATGCACGCTTTTGTTGGGAAGTGTCTGAGCGTTTTGTTGGCGTTTTTCATAACGCTTTGCTCAGTTTTGCGTGAATCCACGGTCACGGTGTGGACCAATTAATCAAATAGCATCAATGTAAGTTTGACTATCTGTCCAACAAAGTTAAATTTTTTTATACGCATAATTTGAAGAATTTGGAAGAAATCCGAAGTGAACCGAATTAGAGGTATGTAAATTTACTTATTAAACATATGCTCACACTCATGCTCAACACATGCTTAAATTCATGGACATATGTGGTGCAGATTGGAGTGGAGAGCACTACTGAACAATTAATCAAACAAGCCAGGGATACTTATGTCACAATGCTTTCTTAGTTCATCCTCTTGAAGATCGCTTCTAGAAGCTCCTGAGATCATTTTCGTGGTTTTTCAAATCCAGTGCTATTCTCAATAGTATTCCTTTTTGCCAAACATGTATCAACTGTGTTGGTCAATCCGGTGAGTTCTTTTGTGATTCACTGAGATAATGGccggtattattgaatccgtttgTAGTGGGGACGTACCGCGCTCACAagaaattctagggatggcaacacatttcttgagcccggtcctacaacgccgcggtaaataactgtagcaaccatctagtacgttaggaaaatgagtgtcgggacgtacgccgccgctacgaacggattcaataacaCCAGCCAATCACCTGATCAGCAGGTTTCTGAAAAAGCATCCAGAAATGATGCAGCTTTTGAATGAATCGATTAGTACTCCCTGAACAAGAAGCCAAATCAAGATACGGTCTAGATTTGAACCATGAATGGTGTTTCGGAATCGGTTTTTGTCGTAGCTGTAGTACTATATTGTTCACTGGTGCGCCCTGTTGTTGAGTACGGATCTGTTGGTTTCTGTAACAAGATGTTCGAATGAAACACGAAACTTGAAGTTGTGTAAAGGCACTTTAAAAGTTGCTTATATTATCGCCTCTGTGTGGCATTCGTTAGTAACCTGTTACGTAAGAGTGTTGATGCTCCAGATTAGACTACCCTTTGCGAAACCTTTTCGTACTGCAGGCTTTGCCACTAGCGTCCCGTTGCTAATGTTTAGCTTTAGTTTAGTAGCAATACGTAAGTTTTAAGCAAATATGTTCAACCGTAGAGGCAATCTTAATAAAATCAAGCGATGTTAAATTAACTGAAGTTAATTATTAGATATCATTCGATCTCCGTCCAAGTTTACTATCTCCATTTAAGGTCACCTATTTTTATGGCAGGCGATCAGGGATCACCAAGCACCGTTTCTTTTTCGGTACCGGTACACGCTTGGGTTCGATCAGACAACGCTCCGCAATCGGCCGTTTTGCTGTCTGTTGCATCGGCGTCACCAGACACCGGTTCCCGTCCTGTTGAGTTTGGGGCATCGGTTGGTACGAAATCACAACCGTCGTTCCCGTCTGACGCTTATCTACAGCTAGTTTCCGTTCTACAACCCTAGGAATAAAGCGGAAACGTTGGGTGTTGACCGTAACTTCTCTCTCCGTACATGCCCCCGGAGACGGGTTCTCATCCGGCTGGGTGGTAGACATGGGTTGGTGACATGGGTTGGGGATTGTCACGTTGTTTGGTACCAGAGGACTCCAACGAGTACGGCGACGCAGGGGAATTGCCTGAGGAGATATCTCCGATGTTTCCGATCCGGTAGAACGCAACAAGCATTCTAATTTTTGGTTCTTGTCCTTCATCTGGAAGTTGTCAAAAGCAGAAACCCGCTGTTCAGAATCTACtcacaccaaatttcaagcaaTGGAgttccaaaaataataaatttaatttacataCCTTTAATGTCTCTGCCATTGCACAAATTAGAGCTGGAGTAGATAGACGCTTTAGAAATGGCGGCAAATGGCTCCTGGAAACGTCAACCGAGTGACAACAGAAACACAAGGTGCATTGAGGATATCAGAtgcaaggtggatttaaaaatatcaggtggtggaatctcaaggtgttataaatgacaaggtgaagttgttcagagcaaaatgacatttctcgacttgacatttctcttccgggggctccggtataaaaatcggggagggctggtgcggggtaatgaaatttgtatgcagagagtgacagatgtcccccacaatgtcgcccagcaaaagcgataaaaatcaaccttctaaatacattatccttggtggaatctagagtattttgacaattcgtcacttgacgtaaggtccccagggttcaaacattgtttacatttttttaaatggttcatttaatttttgtaCATCTTTTtctcgattaaatattctttaaaaatatatgttgGGCTTTGCGAGTTCATAtgtaacattaaaacatagatttaagtgtgttattttgtgttattttgtaaaattattctataattcattgtgtttgcGACagttcccaagtgccacaaatccactaaacgaccactaaacggcttctaaacgactcaagttctctacctaaacggaatatagaaagacttcgtttagcagacggcaaacgactcatgcattctaaaaatagcaaaaaaagctggtggcgccatctgtttgtgggatacccaaccagttgagcttcatcgcttggaggagagctttctcatttcctctgtactgctgtatggtttcgcattgaagttatgcatcgctagaactagaacggcgatgcgattgtttaaatactaaactccaatggaaaccaccagcactgaagcaagtgagatttgagtaatggtcgttggtgttgatacccgcgtatctgaccacacgaccattcatagagatttttgctcggaaagttagaaggctatataggtcatgataagatgaaacttgtcgaaacacattgcaagaaaaggctAGCAATATAAttatgagttgtaatacgccatctattgatcaaaccaatgaagctgtgaagcttttatttttttttttctatggatactcaattttccagtcgtttaagcttaatctgtggcgcttgggatatagccttctaactttctgagcaaaaatctatatgaatggtcgtgtggtcagatacgtgggtatcaacaccatcgACCGAAactgcgaaaccatacaacagtacagaggtaATGAAAAAGCTCTCttccaagcgaggaagctccactggttgggtatcccatcaacagatggcgccaccagctttttgctatttttagaatgcatgagtcgtttgccgtctgctaaacgaagtatttctatattccgtgtaggtagagaacttgagtcgtttagaagccgtttagtggtcgtttagtggatttgtgacACTTGGGGTATTTCGTGGTTTTTATACTGCCGCTCGGAATCCTTCCACAGACATGGATATGTTCCAACCAGCTGGATCAGGTGCAATACCTTTTCCGTTGCTTGTATTGGctaaaaacaaagcaattaTAGGACaataatgattatttatttgggAGAACAAATAAACTTAcgttttttctatttttatatgaaccaATTAGTGTTTCCATGTCGAATTAATCTGTCGATGGTATCTTTGACCGGCGTACCAAATATGTCTGTCTTGGATGTTCATAAGAAAACTGATAATAATAGTCCCAAATGTGTgcccaacaaaaacaagatattttttcaataattgtgTTTCTAACCTTGTGTTTGCCGGTCCAATAATTGTGtttgccggtctcgtagtacagtcgtcaactcgtacgacttaacaacatgcccgtcatgggttcaatccccaaatagaccgcgccgccatacgtaggactgactatcctgctatgggggggaatcaattagtcactgaaagccaagcccaagtgggtacaggcaggccttgaccgacatcggttgttgagccaaagaagaagaagtgtttcCAACCTACCTTTACTCGTTTTACCTACCGAGACACActgtttataattttaaattattttataacattttctttcatattaaatttaaatttttgaaataattatgcaatttacaaataaattttatttttcaatgtcACTTTCCAACACTTCAAAAAGCTCTCttccaagcgaggaagctccactggttgggtatcccatcaacagatggcgccaccagctttttgctatttttagaatgcatgagtcgtttgccgtctgctaaacgaagtatttctatattccgtgtaggtagagaacttgagtcgtttagaagccgtttagtggtcgtttagtggatttgtgacACTTGGGGTATTTCGTGGTTTTTATACTGCCGCTCGGAATCCTTCCACAGACATGGATATGTTCCAACCAGCTGGATCAGGTGCAATACCTTTTCCGTTGCTTGTATTGGctaaaaacaaagcaattaTAGGACaataatgattatttatttgggAGAACAAATAAACTTAcgttttttctatttttatatgaaccaATTAGTGTTTCCATGTCGAATTAATCTGTCGATGGTATCTTTGACCGGCGTACCAAATATGTCTGTCTTGGATGTTCATAAGAAAACTGATAATAATAGTCCCAAATGTGTgcccaacaaaaacaagatattttttcaataattgtgTTTCCAACCTTGTGTTTGCCGGTCCAATAATTGTGtttgccggtctcgtagtacagtcgtcaactcgtacgacttaacaacatgcccgtcatgggttcaatccccaaatagaccgcgccgccatacgtaggactgactatcctgctatgggggggaatcaattagtcactgaaagccaagcccaagtgggtacaggcaggccttgaccgacatcggttgttgagccaaagaagaagaagtgtttcCAACCTACCTTTACTCGTTTTACCTACCGAGACACActgtttataattttaaattattttataacattttctttcatattaaatttaaatttttgaaataattatgcaatttacaaataaattttatttttcaatgtcACTTTCCAACACTTCAATGTATGGTATAAACATGAGCGATAACAGATATGTCACTGTGTAGCCGCTCGTAACCCGCATACATCAGGTTACGAGCGGCGACAAGCTGACAGTTATAGAACAAAGGATATCGGTAGCTGTCATTTGTAGCCGCATACAAGTAGCTATCCTCTAGCCTTAGCTTAATGCATTTTGATATTTGACGAGATAATTTGACTTGACATAAGGTCCCCGGGATTCAAAGCATTAGGTGCAAGGCCACGCAAGTGACAAAATCAAGGACTGTGTACAACaaccaaggtgttataaatgacaaggttaagttgttcagagcaaaatgacatttctcgacttgacatttctcttccgtgggctccggtataaaaatcggggagggctggtgcggggtaatgaaatttgtatgcagagagtgacagatgtcccccacaatgtcgccgagcaaaagcgataaaaatcaaccttctaaatacattatccttgacAACAACATCAAATCCTATACAAAAGCATGCGGTGAAATTGCATTCGGCCAAGGTGTATAGATATTAAGAGGTTAAGTgtttcagagcaaattgacatttcaggACTTCACATAACAGTACTTCGgtctccggtattaaaatcagGAAGAGCTGGGGAGgatatagaaaattgtatgcgatttgacagaaCAATACTCTGTGGTGGCGCCCGGCAAACGCGCTAATAATTCACATTCTAAATAAACACAACTTgcatcccaagtgccacaaatccactaaacgaccactaaacggcttctaaacgactcaagcactctacctaaacggaatatagaaagacttcgtttagcagacggcaaacgactcatgcattctaaaaatagcaaaaaagctggtggcgctctctgttggtgggataccccaaccagttgagcttcatcgcttggaggagagctttctcatttcctctgtactgttgtatggtttcgcattgaagttatgcatcgctagaactagaacggcgatacaattgtttaaatactaaattccaatggaaaccatcagcactgaagcaagtgagatttgagtaatggtcgttggtgatgatacccacgtatctgacctcACGACCATTTATAtaaatttttgctcagaaagttagaaggctatataggtcatgataagatgaaacttgtcgaaacacattgcaagaaaaggatagcaatataataatcagttttaatacgccatctattgatcaaaccaatgaaactgtggagctttttttttttctatggatattcaattttccagtcgtttaagcttaatctgtggcgcttgggatgcgGTGATGTTCTGGTCGTTCCCTGCATCCTGGATAACTTATGTCATGTGATGAATTATCAAAATGCTCTAGATCTCCCTATTGAAAGTATGTGTAGTGTTTAAGATTTATTTAATCAGAATGAACATTAAATAAGATATAACTAGCCTACTAGGCAACTCTGATATGTTGCTTCTTCCAATACTCCTCCTCAACGTAATCAGATAATTAGGATTTTAAACCCAATTGTAATGATAGTTTGACTATCTTGATTTCTCCAAGCGGCTTGGTTAGCATGTCAGCTAACATATCTTCTGTAGGGCAATATTCCAGTTTAATTATTCCATTGTTGCATAATTCACTCACAAAGCATTCCCTTGTATGAATATGCTTCGAACGTCGATTTATACGCTCTGACCCTatgaattttcatttcatttcatttcatttcatgtcatttattaatttcaatatgtcTGCCTCTGGGGTTGAATTGCTTAAAACCTAGTTAGCTCTATTGGTACTAAACTAACTGTAACTTAACTAAACTAAGGGGAAATAGGAAAGGATGTAACAGAATGGAAATCCAtagtgaaaagaaaataagcagcggataagaagaaaatattaaaacaaaaaagaaattaagaaTAACAGAGACATAATTAGAAAGAATAACAAAGAGCCGGAACATAAAATTAGAAATTAAAATCACGGTAATGTTCATTGAATTGACGCAAACAAATTAGCCACGGGTCGTTAATGCCAAACGCTGTATTGCGGAAAGGTATTTCAAGAGCAGTCCGATTTCTTAAACACCTGGAAGGAACATACCAACTAAGTTGGGAAAGCAAGTCTGGAGCATCTATATTCCCTCGTAACAAATTGCTGATAAATGACACACATGCTTTAGTTCGTCTAGATTCGAGGGTGTCGAGATTGAACAATATGCAACGATCACTGTATGACGGTAATGCGGAGGTGGAATTTCCAAAGAGGCGACGATATAGACACCTAGTGAAGCGCTTTTGCACGCCTTCGAGTTTGTTATTCCAACCTGCCCTGTTAGTACAGAAGGCAACAGAAGCATACTCAACAACAGGGCGCACTAGGGAA is part of the Anopheles gambiae chromosome X, idAnoGambNW_F1_1, whole genome shotgun sequence genome and harbors:
- the LOC133391913 gene encoding uncharacterized protein LOC133391913, with amino-acid sequence MAETLKMKDKNQKLECLLRSTGSETSEISPQAIPLRRRTRWSPLVPNNVTIPNPCHQPMSTTQPDENPSPGACTEREVTVNTQRFRFIPRVVERKLAVDKRQTGTTVVISYQPMPQTQQDGNRCLVTPMQQTAKRPIAERCLIEPKRVPVPKKKRCLVIPDRLP